The Apodemus sylvaticus chromosome 5, mApoSyl1.1, whole genome shotgun sequence genome has a segment encoding these proteins:
- the Rpap1 gene encoding RNA polymerase II-associated protein 1, translating into MLSRPKPGESEVDLLRFQSQFLEAGAAPAVQLVKGSRRRGDAHPDHIPLQDRRDVVMLDNLPDLPPALLPAPAKKARPTPGHALPHDEDPEERLNRHDQHITAVLSKIVERDTRSVPVTLPVPSGVAFPPVFHRSQERQVKTAASGKRSIFAQEIAARRVSENRVSSTEQVVPSLDAPEGAGPCETPSSRDRSNQISGRSHGFHKPNLVTGKGLRSKAAEQEVQTIHEENLARLQAMDPEEILKEQQQLLAQLDPSLVAFLRSHSHAQEQTGTKATKARCPERPSVPVTEEEPIMSTCTKESRTGNKVEDKLEGELEDKLQPRTPALKLPMTPNKDWLHMDTVELEKLHWTQDLPPLRRQQTQERMQARFSLQGELLAPDVDLPTHLGLHHHGEEAERAGYSLQELFHLTRSQVSQQRALALHVLSQIVGRAQAGEFGDRLVGSVLRLLLDAGFLFLLRFSLDDRVDSVIAAAVRALRTLLVAPGDEELLDSTFSWYHGTSVFPMMPSQDDKEDEGEDEELITEKGKTKTPVEGSRPPPDLARHDIIKGLLATNLLPRLRYVLEVTCPGPSVVLDILAVLVRLARHSLESAVRVLECPRLMETIVQEFLPTSWSPIGVGPTPSLYKVPCAAAMKLLRVLASAGRNIAARLLSSLDVRSRLCRFIAEAPHDLALPPKEAETLATEAFRLWAVAASYGQGGDLYRELYPVLLRALQTLPTELSTRPLQPLAMQRMASLLTLLTQLTLAASNTHPEPTSGAAESRVSAIPPSVTWAHVSGLKPLVEPCLKQALQLLPRPDVWSALGPVPSACLLFLGAYYQAWSQQSSLCPEDWLQDIERLVDEFLLPLLRQPPLSSLWDSLRDCSPLCNPLSCASTPEALPSLVSLGCAGGCPPLSVAGSASPFPFLTALLSLANTLVQIHKGLCGQLAAVLTAPGLQNYFLQCVAPAPAPQLTPFSAWALRHEYHLQYLVLSLSQKAALLQPEPAASTALHHAMALVLLSRLLPGSEYLAQELLLSCVFRLEFLPENASGGPEAADFSDGLSLGSSGDPQCRRGALLLQACQDLASIRSCYLAHCSPARASLLTSQAWYRGELLRVPGLLLPVPKEPLLPTDWPFQPLIHLYHRASDTPSGLPAADTVGVTMRVLQWVLVLESWRPEVLWAVPPAARLARLMCVYLVDSELFRETPIQHLVAALLARLCRPQVLPNLKLDCPLPGLASFPDLYANFLDHFEAVSFGDHLFGALVLLPLQRRFSVTLRLALFGEHVGVLRALGLPLTQLPVPLECYTEPAEDSLALLQLYFRALVTGTLRACWCPVLYAVAVAHVNSFIFYQDPKSSDEVKAARRNMLQRVWLLADEGLRQHLLHYKLPNSSLPEGFELYSQLPRLRQQCLQTLPTEVLQNGGFKT; encoded by the exons ATGCTGTCCAGACCGAAGCCTGGAGAGTCAGAGGTGGACCTGCTGCGCTTCCAGAGTCAGTTCCTTGAGGCTGGTGCAGCTCCAGCGGTGCAGCTGGTGAAAGGGAGTAGGAGGCGTGGTGACGCTCACCCAGACCACATCCCACTGCAGGACCGTCGGGATGTGGTGATGCTGGACA aTCTCCCAGATTTGCCcccagctctgcttcctgctcctgccaaaAAAGCCAGACCAACCCCTGGCCACGCCCTGCCTCACGATGAAGACCCCGAAGAGAGGTTGAACAGGCACGACCAGCACATCACTGCTGTCTTGTCTAAGATTGTT GAACGAGATACACGTTCAGTCCCTGTGACTTTGCCTGTGCCCAGTGGTGTTGCTTTCCCCCCTGTGTTCCATCGCTCTCAGGAGAGACAG GTGAAAACAGCAGCATCTGGTAAAAGGAGCATCTTTGCCCAAGAGATTGCAGCAAGGAGGGTGTCAGAAAACAGAGTGTCATCAACTGAGCAAGTTGTCCCCAGCCTAGACGCACCAGAGG GTGCTGGGCCCTGTGAGACACCCTCCTCTAGGGACAGAAGTAACCAGATTTCTGGGAGGAGCCATGGCTTCCACAAACCAAATCTAGTCACAGGAAAGGGGCTCAGAAGCAAGGCGGCTGAGCAGGAGGTGCAGACAATCCATGAAGAGAATTTAGCAAGACTACAAGCCATGGATCCTGAGGAGATCCTGAAGGAGCAGCAGCAGTTACTGGCTCAACTGG ACCCCAGCCTAGTTGCCTTCCTGAGATCACATAGCCATGCCCAGGAGCAAACAGGGACAAAGGCCACCAAGGCGCGGTGCCCAGAAAGACCCTCAGTTCCTGTCACTGAAGAAGAGCCCATCATGTCAACTTGTACCAAGGAGTCTAGGACGGGGAACAAGGTGGAAGACAAGCTGGAGGGCGAGCTGGAAGACAAGCTGCAGCCAAGAACCCCAG cactgaAACTGCCCATGACCCCCAACAAAGACTGGCTTCACATGGACACTGTGGAGCTGGAGAAGCTCCATTGGACCCAGGACCTGCCCCCGCTCCGGCGGCAGCAGACCCAGGAG AGGATGCAGGCCCGATTCAGCCTTCAGGGCGAGCTCCTGGCGCCTGATGTGGATCTGCCCACGCATCTGGGCCTGCACCACCACGGAGAAGAGGCCGAG AGAGCAGGGTATTCTCTACAGGAGCTGTTCCACCTGACTCGTAGCCAGGTGTCCCAGCAGAGAGCACTAGCATTGCATGTGTTGTCCCAGATCGTCGGCAGG GCCCAGGCTGGTGAGTTTGGGGACCGCCTAGTGGGCAGTGTCCTGCGCCTCCTCTTGGATGCTGGTTTCCTCTTCCTGCTGCGCTTCTCTCTGGATGACAGAGTGGACAGTGTCATCGCAGCAGCTGTCCGGGCTCTCCGTACTCTGCTAGTTGCTCCTGGAGATGAG GAGCTCCTTGACAGCACCTTCTCTTGGTATCACGGAACTTCGGTGTTCCCTATGATGCCCAGCCAGGACGATAAGGAGGATGAAGGTGAGGATGAGGAACTCATAACTGAAAAGGGGAAGACTAAGACGCCTGTGGAAGGAAGCCGCCCTCCGCCCGACCTGGCCAGACATGACATCATCAAG GGGCTCCTGGCTACCAACCTGCTGCCTCGGCTCCGCTATGTGCTGGAGGTGACCTGCCCAGGACCGTCCGTGGTCCTCGACATCCTGGCTGTACTTGTCCGCCTGGCTCGCCATTCCCTGGAGTCAGCTGTGAGG GTCCTGGAGTGTCCTCGGCTGATGGAGACCATAGTTCAAGAGTTCCTGCCCACCAGTTGGTCCCCTATAGGGGTGGGGCCTACTCCCAGTCTATATAAAGTGCCTTGTGCTGCTGCCATGAAACTGCTTAGAGTCCTGGCTTCAGCTGGGAGGAATATTGCTGCCCGACTG CTAAGCAGCCTTGACGTCAGGAGCCGCCTGTGCCGATTCATAGCTGAAGCGCCGCACGACCTGGCCTTGCCACCCAAAGAAGCAGAGACCCTGGCCACGGAGGCCTTCCGTCTGTGGGCCGTGGCTGCCTCCTATGGCCAGGGCGGTGACCTTTACAG GGAGCTGTACCCAGTGCTCCTGCGGGCCTTGCAGACACTGCCTACAGAGCTCAGCACTCGTCCCCTGCAGCCCCTGGCCATGCAACGGATGGCctctctgctcactctgctgaCCCAGCTCACCCTGGCAGCCAGCAACACACACCCTGAGCCCACCAG TGGCGCTGCCGAGTCCCGTGTGTCAGCCATCCCTCCCTCAGTCACCTGGGCACATGTGTCCGGACTCAAGCCGCTGGTGGAGCCATGTCTAAAGCAGGCCCTACAGCTCCTGCCCAGACCTGACGTGTGGAGTGCCCTGGGCCCAGTGCCCAGTGCCTGCCTTCTGTTCTTGGGGGCTTACTATCAGGCCTGGAGCCAGCAG TCAAGCCTGTGTCCAGAAGATTGGCTTCAGGACATAGAGCGCTTGGTGGATGAGTTCTTGCTGCCTCTGCTGCGCCAGCCTCCTCTGAGCAGTCTGTGGGATTCCTTAAG GGACTGCTCCCCGCTCTGCAATCCGCTGTCCTGTGCTTCCACCCCCGAAGCTCTCCCCAGCCTTGTGTCACTGGGCTGTGCAGGAGGCTGTCCCCCTCTCAGTGTGGCTGGCTCGGCCTCACCCTTCCCATTCCTCACTGCCCTCCTCTCTCTCGCCAACACTCTGGTCCAGATTCACAAGGGGCTTTGTGGACAG CTGGCTGCTGTGCTGACTGCCCCAGGACTCCAGAACTACTTTCTCCAGTGTGTGGCTCCTGCACCTGCCCCACAGCTCACACCCTTCTCTGCCTGGGCCCTGCGCCATGAATACCACCTACAGTACCTGGTGCTTTCCCTGTCCCAGAAAGCG GCATTGTTGCAGCCAGAGCCAGCTGCCAGCACTGCCCTTCACCACGCTATGGCCTTGGTCCTGCTGAGCCGGCTGCTTCCTGGAAGTGAATACCTCGCCCAGGAGCTGCTGCTGAGCTGCGTGTTCCGCCTGGAGTTCCTGCC GGAAAATGCTTCAGGGGGTCCAGAGGCAGCTGACTTCTCTGATGGACTGTCCTTAGGGAGCAGTGGGGACCCTCAGTGTAGACGAGGGGCTCTCCTACTTCAAGCTTGCCAGGATCTCGCCAGCATCCGCAGCTGCTACCTGGCCCATTGTTCACCAGCCAGAGCCAGTCTGCTGACCTCCCAAGCCTGGTACCGTGGAGAGCTCCTGCGAGTCCCAGGTCTGCTACTGCCTGTACCCAAGGAGCCACTGCTGCCCACTGACTGGCCCTTCCAGCCATTGATACACCTCTACCACCGAGCTTCGGATACTCCCTCTGGGCTGCCTGCTGCTGACACTGTAGGCGTTACCATGCGGGTCCTTCAGTGGGTGCTAGTTCTGGAGAGCTGGCGCCCCGAGGTGCTCTGGGCTGTGCCCCCTGCTGCGCGCCTGGCACGGCTCATGTGTGTATACCTGGTGGATAGCGAGCTGTTTCGAGAGACTCCCATACAGCACCTGGTGGCAGCTCTGTTAGCTCGGCTCTGTCGGCCCCAGGTCTTGCCAAACCTCAAGCTGGACTGCCCCCTCCCTGGCCTGGCCTCTTTTCCTGACCTCTATGCCAACTTCTTAGACCATTTTGAGGCCGTCTCTTTTGGAGACCACTTGTTTGGGGCTctggtcctccttcctctgcagcGTCGGTTCAGTGTTACCTTGCGCCTTGCCCTCTTTGGGGAACACGTGGGAGTATTGCGAGCACTTGGCCTGCCTCTGACTCAG CTGCCTGTGCCTCTGGAGTGCTACACAGAACCTGCTGAAGACAGCCTGGCTCTCCTCCAGCTCTACTTCCGGGCCCTGGTTACTGGTACACTCCGTGCATGCTGGTGCCCTGTCCTCTATGCTGTAGCTGTGGCTCATGTCAACAGTTTCATCTTCTACCAAGACCCAAAGAGCTCA GATGAGGTGAAGGCTGCCCGAAGGAATATGCTGCAGAGAGTGTGGCTGCTGGCCGATGAG GGGCTGCGGCAGCATCTCCTCCACTACAAACTTCCCAACTCCAGCCTCCCAGAGGGCTTTGAGCTGTATTCCCAGTTACCTCGCCTAAGGCAGCAGTGCCTTCAGACGTTGCCCACGGAGGTGCTCCAGAATGGAGGATTCAAGACATAG